The stretch of DNA GCATCACGGAGCATATTAACAGCTTCTAAAAGCTCTGTAGAAGTCAAACCAAACTTGGAGTTAATACCGCCACTTTTTGCCCAAATACCGATTCCTGAGCTATGAAGGCGAATGCGCAGACCAATGTTAGGCACACACCCAAAACGATCTTTTGCTATCGAGATAATGCTCTCAAGCTCATTGAGCCCTTCAATGGTCAGCGTAATGTCATGACCCATCTCCGCAGCAATAAAGCCCAAAGAGATCATCTCATTGTCTTTAAATCCATTGACCGTAATGGGAGCATGAGGGTTATTATATGCCATCGCTAAAATGAGCTCAGCTTTACTTCCCGCTTCGAGACCATAGTTATATTTTTGACCGATTGAAACAAGGTTTTTGACAAAATTAGGAAATTGATTGACTTTAAGAGGGTAAACAGCACTAAAATTGCCTTCGTAACCAAACTCTCTTTTCGCATCAGCAAAACTTTTATAAATCATACGGATCTGTTTTTGGATTAGGTGAGGAAATCTCAGTAGAATAGGACCACGGATACCGTCTCTTCGTATCTCTTGAATGATCTCTATTAAAGAAGGCTCGCAGCCTGTGTTGACTTTTACCTTACCATCTTCGATAAAAAAGTTATCGTTTCCCCATGTTTTAATTCCGTAGTCCAATGTTTTGCTCCTTAAAAATGCACAATATTAATAATTTTTTCTTCTTTGCTTTCAAGATCTTTAATCCAAATTGTCTGCTTTGAAAGCTCGTCTTCACCGATACATACACAAAATTTTACATATAATTTATCGGCGACTTTGAGGTGGTTTTTCAAAGATTTGGCATCATAACTTGTTAAAACTTTATCCGTTTTTCGTTTACGATCTACCAGTTCAAAAACAACATCGAGCGCCTCATCACACAACGCTCCAACATAGTAGCCTTCGCGTGCAACTTCTGGCATTTTAACAAGTTCCATCAAACGCTCGATCCCCATTGCAAAACCAATCGCAGGCGTTGATTTTCCATCCAGAAATTCAACCAAACGATCATAACGTCCGCCACCTGCAATTGCACTTTGCGCACCAATTTCGTTGCTTACAAATTCAAAGGCTGTTTTGGAGTAATAATCTAGTCCACGAACCAGCTTAGGATTGACCACATAAGAGACACCGAATTGGTCCAAAATACCTTTGAGTGTTTCAAAATCATCTTTACATGTAGAACATAAATGATCCACAATTAACGGAGCATCACTGAGCAATGTTTTGCAGTGTTCATTTTTACAATCAAGCACACGAATAGGATTGGTAAGCTTTCGTCTTTCGCAATCCTCACATAAACCCTCACGTGTTTCTAAAAATTTGACAAGTGTTGTGCGATACTGTGGCATACATGCTGGACATCCAAGAGAGTTAATCTCTAAGCTAAAACCAATACCAAGCGCTTCAAACATTGCTCTAATCATCAAGATAATCGTTGCATCTTCCCTGACATCGCTTTCGCCAAAACTTTCAGCACCAAACTGGTGAAATTGTCTTAAACGACCTTTTTGCGGTCTTTCATAGCGAAACATCGGGCCATGATAAAAAAAGCGTCTGTTTCCACCCGCTTTATCAAACTTTTGTTGTACAAAAGCTCTTACGATGCCAGCCGTACCTTCCGGGCGTAAACAGACATCATTTTCACCTTTGTCTATGAACTGATACATCTCTTTACCCACAATGTCACTGCTCTCACCGACACTGCGTTTAAAAAGAGCTGTCTCTTCTAAAATAGGTGTTTCAATAAATGAAAAACCATACTGCTGCGCAATACGCGAACAGGTTTCAATCATATACAAATACGTTTCACTTTGTGGAGAGAGGGTATCTTTCATTCCACGTAATGCATTAATCATTTAAAAATTCCTCAATCTGGTTATAAATTGCTTCGATTTCTAAAGAAGCATCTACTTCTAAGACCTTAATCGGTAAGGTTTTAACAACGCGACGCATTATATCTTGAATCTGTAACAAATAGCTTACACCGCGCTCTTCAATCGCATCGTGCTCTTTCGTTCCAAGTCTTGCTTTTATAAGCGCTTCATTCGTTAAAAAAAGTACAATTTTTTCAGGATAGCTCTCTTCAAGTGCCAAACGGTTCATTTGGAGTAAAAACTCACCATCTACATC from Sulfurospirillum arsenophilum NBRC 109478 encodes:
- the hisS gene encoding histidine--tRNA ligase, with protein sequence MINALRGMKDTLSPQSETYLYMIETCSRIAQQYGFSFIETPILEETALFKRSVGESSDIVGKEMYQFIDKGENDVCLRPEGTAGIVRAFVQQKFDKAGGNRRFFYHGPMFRYERPQKGRLRQFHQFGAESFGESDVREDATIILMIRAMFEALGIGFSLEINSLGCPACMPQYRTTLVKFLETREGLCEDCERRKLTNPIRVLDCKNEHCKTLLSDAPLIVDHLCSTCKDDFETLKGILDQFGVSYVVNPKLVRGLDYYSKTAFEFVSNEIGAQSAIAGGGRYDRLVEFLDGKSTPAIGFAMGIERLMELVKMPEVAREGYYVGALCDEALDVVFELVDRKRKTDKVLTSYDAKSLKNHLKVADKLYVKFCVCIGEDELSKQTIWIKDLESKEEKIINIVHF